One stretch of Bos mutus isolate GX-2022 unplaced genomic scaffold, NWIPB_WYAK_1.1 CTG405, whole genome shotgun sequence DNA includes these proteins:
- the LOC102279633 gene encoding LOW QUALITY PROTEIN: olfactory receptor 5D13-like (The sequence of the model RefSeq protein was modified relative to this genomic sequence to represent the inferred CDS: inserted 1 base in 1 codon) → FVHRNQANQSAKVTFILLGFSEYPQLQLPQFLVFLTIYTVTLLGNLGMILIMKSSSRLHMPRYFFLSHLSFVDSCYSTVVTPMLLENLVVEDRTISFTGCLIQFFFVCIFVVTETFLLAVMAYDRFVAICNPLLYAVVMSQKLCSLWLSALYSWSIACSLIYTYVLSTLSFCGTKFINNFVCEHAAIVAVSCSXPYINQEIILVSATFNEVSSLMIICTSYVFIFITVLRMLSTGGCHKVFSTCASHLTTITIFHGTILFLYCVPNSRSSLLMVKVASVFYTVVIPMLNPVIYSLRNKDVKKSVKKLINIKLFCDKM, encoded by the exons TTTGTCCACAGGAACCAAGCAAACCAGAGTGCTAAGGTCACTTTCATTCTCTTGGGCTTCTCAGAATATCCTCAGCTCCAGCTGCCCCAGTTCCTGGTCTTCCTGACCATCTACACAGTCACTCTGCTGGGGAACCTGGGCATGATCCTGATCATGAAGTCCAGTTCCAGGCTCCACATGCCCAGGTACTTCTTTCTCAGCCATTTATCCTTCGTTGATTCCTGTTACTCGACAGTAGTTACACCCATGCTACTAGAAAACTTGGTTGTGGAAGACAGAACCATCTCCTTCACAGGATGCCTCATACAATTCTTCTTTGTCTGCATATTTGTGGTGACAGAGACATTCCTGTTGGCAGTGATGGCATATGACCGATTCGTGGCCATTTGTAACCCTCTTCTCTATGCTGTTGTGATGTCCCAGAAGCTTTGTTCCTTGTGGTTGTCTGCATTATACTCTTGGAGTATAGCCTGTTCCTTAATATACACATACGTTTTATCAACGTTATCCTTTTGTGGGACTAAGTTCATAAATAACTTTGTCTGTGAGCACGCAGCCATTGTTGCTGTTTCCTGCT GACCCTACATTAACCAGGAAATCATTTTAGTCTCTGCCACATTCAATGAAGTAAGCAGCCTGATGATTATTTGCACctcctatgttttcatttttatcactgtCTTAAGGATGCTTTCGACTGGGGGGTGCCACAAAGTCTTCTCCACCTGTGCCTCCCACCTGACCACCATTACCATCTTCCATGGGA ccatccttttcCTCTATTGTGTTCCTAACTCCAGAAGTTCATTGCTCATGGTCAAGGTGGCCTCTGTCTTTTACACAGTGGtcatccccatgctgaacccagTGATCTACAGCCTCAGGAACAAAGATGTGAAAAAGTCAGTGAAGAAATTAATCAACATTAAATTGTTCTGTGATAAAATGTAA